TAACCTACTTACGAAAATCCTTAGGGGATTTTCTATTCGGCTTTTATTTACTATATTTAATGCTCGAAAAACGCAACAAATAATATACAAAAACGTTGCTAAAAACTCGGAAAAATAAAATGCTGAAAACCAATATTGCGGAATTGAAAACGTAGAATTATAATTTTACTCAAATTGAATAATTTAGAAAATATTGAAAATTTAGAGTTTTTTAAAAGCTGAAAATAAATATCGCGGAATTTAAAACGTGAAATAAAGTTTTACTCAAATTCAATAATTTAGAAAATATTGAAAAATTAGAGTTTTTTAAAAAACTGAAAATAAATATCGCGGAATTTAAAACGTGAAGTAAAGTTTTACTCAAATTGAATAGTTTAGAAAATATTGAAAATTTTGAGTCTTATAAAACTGAAAATAAATATCGCGGAATTTAAAACATTGAAATAAAGTTTTACTCAAATTCAATAATTTAGAAAATATTGAAAATTTTGAGTCTTATAAAAAATGAAAACAAATATGGTGGAGTTTAAAAAAATTGAATTAAAGTTTTCGTAAAATTGAATATTATAGTAAAAAATTAAACGAAAAATCGCATTTAGCAACAACATATATAATTCATTGCTCATTTATTTTCCTGCGGAAAATACTCGCAAATGTAGATGTTTGAGTTTTTTAAACTATATTAGTTGCTCAAAACACGCAACAAACCATATATAAAACCGTTGTGCGTAATTTAAGAAATGATTCTACCATTAAATTCACATATTAGAAATCCACCTACAATTTTGTTACCAAAACAAGTTGTTTCTTTTAATGCAATAAGATATAGTTTGGATATTTGTCAATTATCACACGAAAGACTGATAAAAAAACTCTCTGAACAAACCGAAAATAAAGATATTGAACCACTCGATTTTCCAGAAATATTTTCAGATGTGTGGTCTATAGTTAATAATGCTCAAATGTTCGGGAAAATTATTTGTCGTGAATTTGGAATAAGTAAAACTGAACCTAAACTGTCTGAAATTATCAAAGCAATTGATTTTAGAAACTCGAATCAACATTTTGAGGAACGAATTTCTCAAGTTTTATCTGTTGAGGATTTGCCTGTATATGGATTTTTGAGCTGGAGAAAAAATTATCTTGGAACTGACGAAATAATATTATCGACAATTTATTCGGGAACATTTACAAATAAATCAAATGTAAGTATGTCAATCTCTAACGAAACTCAAACTGAATCTAATGAAATTATACAGAAGATTGAGTTTTCTAATGTGGTAAGAGAAAAAGACAAATCAGGAAAATGGGAATTTAATGAACGTAAAATATCAGTCAGTAAGCTGATTTCCGATTTGAAAAGTTGGATTGACCACTTTGACGAACAAATAAATGAACAGATTGATAAAATGGAAAATTTAGAAAAGCATACATCGGATTTAATAATCCAAATAAAAGGAAAATTAATATAAAAACTACGCACAACACTGTATATAATTTATTACTAGTACTAGCCTACTTACGAAAATCCTTGGGGGATTTTCTATTACGCTTTTATTTACTAAATTAGTTGCTCGAAATACGCAACAAATAATATACAAAAACGTTGGGTTTCATTAGCGGAAATCGTTAAAATTTGAAAATTTAGTTTTTAAATAAAATTTAAAATAGCTCGAAAAATATTTAGAAAAAAGCTTCTTTAATTACCTCAGGAAATCGCACAAAAAATCATTTTGAAAATTATAGTTTTTTAAGAATATTTTTTACATTTTGAAAAATTCTAATTGAAAACTGTTGTGTGAAAAGTCATTTTAAAAACTATAGTTTTTTTAATAATATTTTTTGCATTTTGAAAAATTCTGATTGAAAACTGTTGTGTGAAAATAGAAACGTGAAATGAAAGAGTTTTAAAATAAAATTCTACATTATTTTACTTTTTGAAAAATTTTTAAAAATATGAAAAATCGGAATTGAAGCTAAAAACGTGAAAATTAAAACCGTAGAATTAAAAACTTTGAGAAAAATAATTACTGTAAAATATGAGAATTTAAAAAATAGGTAGAAGAAAATACAAAAACTATAAAACGAAAACCCAACAGCGTGCATAGTTCATTGCTTATTGATTTTCTTGCAGAAAATCCTCCCGCGTGTTAAAGTTCTCGTTTTTTAAACTATATTAGTGCTATGTTTTCGCAACGAAACCGTACACAAAAACGTTGCAATTAATGGCGGAATTTCAGCCAGAAATTCCTAATTAGTGATTTATCTTTTCTAGAAATTAATATTGAAAAATATTGCGCTAGAAAAATTGAAAATGACTTCTACTCTATTTTTAGAAAATGAATCCTAAAAAAGAGAAAAAAAGAATTGAACGCTGAAAAATGAATCGTGAATAAATAGGCGGAAATTAATTAAGGCGGAGTTTTAAGCTGAAACGTGAAAAAAAGGCAGAAGTTAACGCTGAAAATAAAGCGTGAAAAAAAAAAGAAAGAGAAATAAAACGGAAAAATTGAAAATTAAAAAACGAGAAATATAGTTAGAAAATCACTAATTGCAACACCATATATAATTTATTGCTTGTGATTAACTACTTACGAAAATCCTTAGGGATTTTCTATTCCGTTTTTATTTACTAAATTAGTTGCTCGAAAAACGCAACAAACCATATATAAAAACGTTGCCAAAAACTCGGAAAAATAAAATGCTGAAAACCAATATTACGGAATAAAAAAAGTGGAATTGACATTTTACTTAAATTGAATAATTTAGAATTTATTCAAATTTCAGAATATTATAAAGGCTGAAAATAAATATCGCGGAATTTAAAACGTGGAATTAAAGTTTTACTCAAATTGAATAGTTTAGAAAATATTGAAAATTTGGAGGATTATAAAAACTGAAAATAAATATTACGGAATTAAAAAATGCTGAATTATGTTTTATTCAAATTAAATAATTTAGAAAATATTGAAAATTTAGAATTTAAACAAAAAGTCGCATTTGGCAACAACATATATAATTCATTGCTCATTTATTTTCCTGCGGAAAATACTCGCAAATGTAGATGTTTGAGTTTTTTAAACTATATTAGTAACTTGAAATACGCAACAAACCATATATAAAACCGTTGCCATTAATTTTGAAAAAAACAGCATATTTAGATAATAATATTTTAATTGACATTGAACAAGGTTTAATTTCAATAGACGATTTGCGGAATAATATTGACGAAAATATAACTGAATTTTATTATTCGTCCGCACATTTACAAGAAGCTAATGAAATGACTGCCAAAACGGACGTGGAACTCAAAAATCGACTTGAGAAGCGCTTTGCTACTATTAGCTTAGTCACAAATAATAATTATATAACTCAAGAATTACCATCTAATAAGGTATTTAGTCAAATTGAAAATCCCAAAACAGTTTATAATACAATTAAGGATGTCACATCTACTCAAAGCGCAATTAAAGCGATGTTAAATACAATCAGCGAAGAACAGAAAAATGATTTTAGAGAAAGAATGGAAATTGACTCTAAACTGATGAACAATTACTCACCAAAAGAAGTTATCGAGCAAGTAAATACCCGAAGCGAAGCTCTAGGCGGATTATCACTTGTTGGTATGATTGAAAATGGAGTTAATCTTCATCCGCAAGGAAAAGAAATGGGAATGGGAAATAGATTTGCAGGTGTTTTTGAATTATTAGACTTAATAGGATATTGGAAAGACAAATATAATTCAAAATCAAATTACGCCAGACTTTGGGATGCAAGTCATAGTTTTTATTCATCATATTTTGACTATTTTGTATCGGATGACAAAAGAACAAGAAATAAAGCCAAAGTTGCATTTGAAATTTATGGTGCTAAAACACAAGTAGTTTCATCAAAAGACACAAAAAAAAAATAATGGCAACACCGTATATAATTTATTGCTAGTTCTAGCCTACTTACGAAAATCCTTAGGGGGATTTTCTATTCCGCTTTTATTTACTAACTTTAGTGCTTGAAATACGCAACAAATAATATACAAAAACGTTGCAAGTAATGGCGGAATTTCCTCAGAAATTCCTAATTAGTGATTTATCTTTTCTAGAAATTAATATTGAATAATATTGCGCTGGAAAAATTGAAAATGACTGCTACTCTATTTTTAGAAAATGAATCCTAAAAAAGAGAAAAAAACAGAATTGAACTCTGAAAAATGAATCGTGAATAAATAGGCGGAAATTAATTAAGGCGGAGTTTTAAGCTGAAACGTGAAAAAAGGCAGAATTTAACGCTGAAAATAAATCGTGAATAAATAAGCGGAAATTAATTAAGGCGGAGTTTTAAGCTAAAACGTGAAAAAAGAAGGAAAAATAAAACAGAAGAATTTTAAATAGAAAATTAAGAAATGAGAAATATAGTTAGAAAATCACTACTTGCAACACCATATATAATTCATTGCTTGTGATTAACTACTCGCGAAAATCCTTTACGGATTTTCTATTCCGTTTTTATTTACTAAATTAGTTGCTCGAAATACGCAACAAACCATATACAACAACGTTGCAAGTAATGGCGGAATTCCCTCAGAAATTTCTAATTAGTTATTTATCTTTTCTAGAAATTAATATTGAATAATATTACGCTGGAAAAATTGAAAATGACTTCTACTCTATTTTTAGAAAATGAATCCTAAAAAAGAGGAAAACAGAATTAACTCTGAAAAATGAAGCGTGAATAAATAGGCAGAAATTAATTAAAGCGGAGTTTTAAGCAGAAACGTGAAAAAAGCAGAAGTTAACGCTGAAAATAAAGCGTAAATAAATAGGTGGAAATTAATTAAGGCGGAGTCTTAAGTAGAAACGTAAAAAAAAGAGAAATAAAACGGGAAAATTGAAAATTAATAAATGAGAAATTTAGTTAGAAAATCACTACTTGCAACAACATATATAATTTATTCCTAGTGCTTATCTACTTACGAAAATCCTTAGGGGATTTTCTATTCCGTTTTTATTTAATATATTTAGAACTTGAAATACGCAACAAATCATATATAAAACCGTTAGGCTTAATTTAAAAAAATGGAAGAAAAATTACAAAATTTGTGTGACTCTTTAGATGATTTATCACAAGCTATTTTAAATGGTTGGAGTGATGATAAAACTCTTAGTACACATTGGGGTTGGAACTTCCCTAACCTAAGTCGACACGATTTAGCGAACATCCCTAAGAATATTTCATCAGATATAAAAAAATTGAACATCACTCAATTAGATGAAGAATTTGCAATACAAATAGATAGTATTCCTGAAAAAATTGAAGAATTTAAAACAAAAACGCTTGTTTACTTTTATAATGGACATGGAAATCAAGCTGTTCCAGTATTTATATCATTAATGGAGTGGGTAAAATCAACTTTAACACCTATAAATAGTTGGGAGGTACTGTACGATTTAAAAGCAATGCCAACAAAATTATCAAAAAGATTAACTTCAATACAAAGTCAGTTATCTGATATAATCCCAGAAAAGGAAAAACTTGAAGATAAAATTAAATTAATTACAGAAGCTAATGAAGCTGCTGAATCTTTACCAACAGATTTAGCAGCCTTAAAAAAAGCTAGAAAAATAATTACAGATTTAACAAATACTGCTAGCGAAAATAAAGGATTAATAGATTCACATTTAAAAAATATAATTAAAACTGTTGAATCTATTAATTTAAAGAAAATTGAAACAGATAAGTTAGTTGATAAATGTGAAGAAGCATATAAGATTACTACAACCAAAGGGCTTGCAGCTGCTTTTGATGAAAGAGCTAAAAAATCTCAAAGTTCAATGTATTTATGGGTTTTTGCTTTATTACTAGCCTTAGGTTCTGCAATATGGATTGGTTCGATTAGGTTTGAAACTTTACTTAATGCGTTAAACTCTACAAATCCTGTTTGGGGTATAATATGGATGAATTGTTTATTAGCTATCCTAAGTTTAACAGCCCCATTGTGGTTTGCTTGGATTTCCACAAAACAAATTAATCAACGTTTTAGGTTAGCAGAAGATTATAGCTTTAAGGCATCAGTTGCAAAAGCCTATGAAGGTTATAGAAAAGAAGCTTCTAGAATAGACCCAGCTTTTGAAGCTCGATTATTTAGTTCTGCACTAACAAGACTTGAAGAAGCTCCCCTCCGATTAATGGAGAGCCACTCACATGGAAGCCCGTGGCGTGAATTAATTACTTCTCCACAATTTGAAAAAGCTATTAATAAAATTCCTGAATTAAAAGATAAATTTATCGAAGTTACAGGAAATATTATTAAAATTACTCCAAGTAAAAATGGAGTGAAAAAAATAACAGAAGAATAAAACTAAGCCTAACAACGTATATAATTTATTACTAGTACTCGCCTACCTACGAAAATCATTAGGGGATTTTCTATTCCGCTTTTATTTACTAAATTAGTTGCTCGAAATACGCAACAAATAATATACAAAAACGTTGCAAGTAATGGCGGAATTCCCTCAGAAATTTCTAATTAGTGATTTATCTTTTCTAGAAATTAATATTGAATAATATTACGCTGGAAAAATTGAAAATGACTGCTACTCTATTTTTAGAAAATGAATCCTAAAAAAGAAGAAAACAGAATTAACGCTGAAAAATGAAGCGTGAATAAATAGGCGGAAATTAATTAAAGCGGAGTTTTAAGCAGAAACGTGAAAAAAGCAGAAGTTAACGCTGAAAATAAAGCGTGAATAAATAGGCGGAAATTAATTAAAGTGGAGTTTTAAGCAGAAATGTGAAAAAAGCAGAAGTTAACGCTGAAAATAAAGTGTGAATAAATAGGTGGAAATTAATTAAGGCGGAGTTTTAAGTAGAAACGTAAAAAAAAGAGAAATAAAACGGGAAAATTGAAAATTAAGAAATGAGAAATTTAGTTAGAAAATCACTACTTGCAACAACATATATAATTTATTGCTAGTGCTTATCTACTTACGAAAATCCTTAGGGGATTTTCTATTCCGTTTTTATTTAATATATTTAGAACTTGAAACACGCAACAAACCATATACAAATCCGTTGCAAGTAATGGCGGAATTTCCTCAGAAATTCCTAATTAGTGATTTATCTTTTCTAGAAATTAATATTGAATAATATTGCACTGGAAAAATTGAAAATGACTTCTACTCTATTTTTAGAAAGTGAATCCTAAAAAAGAGAAAAAAACAGAATTGAACGCTGAAAAATGAAGCGTGAATAAATAGGCGGAAATTAATTAAGGCGGAGTTTTAAGCTGAAACGTGAAAAAAGGCTGAATTTAACGCTGAAAATAAATCGTGAATAAATAGGCGGAAATTAATTAAGGTGGAGTTTTAAGCTGAAACGTGAAAAAAGGCAGAATTTAACGCTGAAAATAAAACGTGAAAAAAGAAGGAAAAATAAAACAGAAGAATTTTAAATAGAAAATTAAGAAATGAGAAATATAGTTAGAAAATCACTACTTGCAACATCATATATAATTCATTGCTTGTGATTAACTACTTACGAAAATCCTTAAGGATTTTCTATTCCGTTTTTATTTACTAAATTAGTTGCTCGAAATACGCAACAAACCATATATAAAAACGTTACCCAACATTAACCACTCAAAACTGAAAGAAAAAATTGAAAGCTGAATTTATTTATCAACCGACTTCTGGTCAATATGAAGAAAAAACTTTTGACCTAAATACAGTGTGGAAAAGTCAAATTTGGAGTTGGATAAAATTCACAACAAATAGCGGAATTGAATGGGTTGGAATGTTTCGAGGAGAACCTAAAAAAGTTGCAATTGCGGAAAAAATAAATCAGGTTGCAATTTTGACAAGTGACGGATTTTATATATTGGATATTGAGAAAAGAGAAACTCTATTTTTTGACCAACAAACTGAATTTAGAGATTTAGCGGAAATTCCAACTCAAGATAAATTTATTATTGCGGATTATGACCAAATTGGAATATTTGACAAAAATTATAAAACGGAATTTATAAATCTAGAATTTGGAGTTGACAATATCGTATTTGGAAAATATAGCGGAATAAAATTAAAGGTAAACTTTGAGAAATTGCCTGATTATGAAATTATAAACGGATTTCTGAATACGGAAAATTGGAAAATTGGAAAATTGAATCGGAATAAAAACGTTGGGTAACACCGTATATAATTTATTGCTAGTTATAGCCTACTTACGAAAATCCTTAGGGGATTTTCTATTCCGCTTTTATTTACTAAATTAGTTGCTTGAAATACGCAACAAATAATATACAAAAACGTTGGCAACAATACGAATCAAACCGTGAAATCAAGAGAAAATAAAATATATTTAAGAGAAACTACGGACATTTCATTGCTCGAAGAAAAATCTGAATATTCTTTCACTAACATTTTACCCTTAGAACACATAAATATCATAGATAGAGAGATATATTTCAATCGTATTTATGAAAATCAAAAAAAAGGTAAAATTGAATTACAAAAAATGTTGGACGAAGTTAGAAAAGTTACTTTTTCTAAAGATGAATTAATACATTGGTTTTATAAAGTAAAAGATGACGCGGTTAACGAAGCTCATCATATAATGATAAGACACGGAGCTTCATTAGGAGCAGATGATAACGATATTGATTTTGAAAGAATTGGATTGCTTACAGGAATTTATGAAGAAGCTGAAAAGTTTCTTTCAATAATGATAGCTATAGAGCCATTAGATACAAAATCCCCACACTATTCTATTTTAGATGAGTTAGAGCAAATTGACAAAGAGTTTATCGAATCTGATAATATTCCAGGTTTCTATAATGTTCAAAGTCATCCTAAATATAAATTAAGAAAGTTTCAAATTAAAAATTTACATTCAGATTGGGATAGTGAATTAGATAAATACAAAGACTCTGAACATATTTCAGAAGAGTTTGGTAACATAGAACGTTTGTTGGATAGATATCATAGTGACTTCACTTGGACTATGTATAAGATAAAACCAAGAGGTGATATAAAATCCTTTTTAGAGTTTCATTGTAATTCCTTTAAAAAAGACAAGTACTTATTCGTTAATCAAATTGAGTTTAGAATACTACCTCAATTAGAAAACTTCACAAGAACTGACCATAAACTTTATGAAAAATTGATTTATGAATGGATAAATGAGAAGAGAGAGAAATTAAGCAATGAAGAGAAGGATTTTTTATTAAACTCAATTATAAGTGTTTGTTTAACCTTTTTAGATAATGTCTTTGAATACAAAAAAGCTCAAAGCGAAAACAAGTACAATATTTTATTAAGAGATTTTTTAAAGCATCGAATTAATAATAGAAAATGGAGTATTAAAGACCAATCAATGGGTGGAACAACTGACCCAAAGATTGAGAGCAATACTTCCGGAATAGCATTTCGAGATTTAATAATTGAAAACGAAGATGGGAATCATTTATCTGCAATAGAATGTTTACGAATAAAATCAATTCCTAAAAATGAATCGTCTGACACAATAATCAATGAACATTTAGTGAAAATTTTCAGAAATGAACCAATTGGAATAAGTCCTCTATTTGTTATTTCCTATTGCGAAACTAAAAGCTTTGAAAATACTTGGAATAAATATTTGAATTATATTACACAAATTGATTTTGGGCAGTATCAACATTTAAGTTTAGAAACAGAAATCGGACTTGAAGAATATTCAAACCTTAAAGTCGCAAAAATGAATCATTATAGAAGTTTGAAAAATATTGAAGTTTATCATTTATTTATAAATATGAACCCATAAAGTACTGTTGCCAACACCGTGTAAAAAAAATTGCTGCTTCTCGCCTACTTACGAAAATTCTCTCGAATTTTCTTGGTTTGGGTTTTATTTACTAAATTTATTACTTGAAACAACGCAAAATTTCTTACACAAACTCGTTGCCAAAAACTCGGAAAAATAAAATGCTGAAAACCAATATTACGGAATAAAAAAAGTGGAATTGACATTTTACTTAAATTGAATAATTTAGAAAATATTGAAAAATTTAGAATTTTATAAAAACTGAAAATAAATATTACGGAATTTAAAAACGCAGAATTAAAATTTTTCTCAAATTCAATAATTTAGAAAATATTGAAAAATTTAGAATTTTATAAAAATGGAAATAAATATCGCGGAATTGAAAACGTAGAATTGAAATTTTGCTAAAATTCAATAATTTAAAAAATATTGAAAATTTAGAGTTTTTTAAAAGCTGAAAATAAATATCACGGAATTGAAAACGCAGAATTAAAATTTTGCTCAAATTCAATAATTTAGAAAACATTGAAAATTTAGAGTTTTTTAAAAAGCTGAAAATAAATATTACGGAATTAAAATTTTTCTCAAATTCAATAATTTAGAAAATATTTAAAATTTAGAGTTTTTTAAAAAGCTGAAAATAAATATTACGGAATTAAAATTTTTCTCAAATTCAATAATTTAGAAAATATTTAAAATTTAGAATTTAAACAAAAAATCGCATTTGGCAACACCGTGTATAGTTCATTGCTTGTTGATTTTCTTTCAGAAAATCCTCGCGCACGTTGAAGTTTGAGTTTTTTAAACTATATTAGTGCTGTAATTCCGCAACGAAACCATGCACAAATACGTTACCTAAAACTCGAAAAAATTACTCGGTAGAATTAAAGTTTTTTAGATAAATTGAATAATTTAGTTTTTAATCAAAATTTAGAATTGCATAAAATACAGGAAAACAAATCTTGTGGAATTAAACAAAATACAAATTTAAGTTTTTAGATAAATTGAATAATTTAGTTTTTAATCAAAATTTAGAATTGCATAAAATACAGGAAAACAAATCTTGTGGAATTAAACAAAATACAAATTTAAGTTTTTAGATAAATTGAATAATTTAGTTTTTAATCAAAATTTAGAATTGCATAAAATACGGGAAAATAAATCTTGTGGAATTAAACAAAATACAGATTTAAGTTTTTAGATAAATTGAATAATTTAGTTTTTAATCAAAATTTAGAATTGCATAAAATATGGAAAAAAAAATCTTGTGAAATTAAACAAAATGCAAATTTAAGTTTTAAGATAAATTGAATAATTTAGTTTTTAATCAAAATTTAGAATTGCCTAAAATACGGAAAAACAAATCTTGTGGAATTAAACAAAATACAGATTTAAGTTTTTAGATAAATTGAATAATTTAGTTTTTAATCAAAATTTAGAATTGCATAAAATATGGAAAAAAAAATCTTGTGGAATTAAATAAAATTCAGAATTAAAATTTTAGAAAAATTGAATAATTTAGAAAATAAAAAAAATCGCATTAGGTAACACCGTGTATAATATATTGCTAGCTTCTAGTCTATTTAAGAAAATTATTTTTTAATTTTATATTCCGTTTTTATTAACTAAATTTAGAACTTAAAATACGCAAAAAATCATACACAAAAACGTTGTGTGCCATTTGAGAAAAATATGAACGAACCAATAATCATTGAGGAATTAGGAAAAATTTGGGGAAGAGATGCAATATTTTTAGACGAAATTGAATTTGACGGAACTCATTCTGTAAAACTGATTGGAGATTTTAATGGTTCTTTATGTGAAAGCGTTGAAAACGACAAATGGATTTCATACGAATTGACATTTAAAGGAATATTAGAATTTAAAATGACCGAATTGGACTTTTTTTCAAATACGGAATATACTTCCAGTTTTGAAAAAGTTATTGGTTCTGACATAATAAATGGATTTTCTAAAAGTTCACAAAATTTTAAATTAAAAGAATCGCACAATCATTATGTTTTTCATACTTATGACGATGTGATTGAAATAATTGCTTGTGAATTTGAATTAAAACTTAAACCGAAAAAAGAATAGAAAAACTGCGGATTACAGTTTTGTGTCATTTAAAAAAAATTATATGGAAAAATTGAATGAATTGGAAAAAGAACTCAACCTGACTTTTCCATTGATTTATAAAAAGTTCTATTTAGAATGTGAAAAGTCAATTCCAAAGGCAATGATTGGAACTGACTTATATCATAATAAAAATGAATTGAAAGAATGGGCTTTAGAATTATTGAAGGAAGATAATGCAGAAAATTTTCTGAGTGAAAAAGATTTTGTTTTTATGATGCATCAAGGCTATATGTTCTGGTATTTTAAAGCAAACGGAACTGAAAATCCTAATGTATATTTTTACCTAGAAATGAGTTTAAAACCAGACCAATTGACTGATTTAAAAACTTTCATAACTGAATATCCAAACGTTGGAATAAAAACTGAATAAAAAACGGCACACAACACCGTATAAACTTTATTACTAGTTATAGCTCACTTGGGAAATTCCTTCGGAATTTCGCCGTTCGTGTTTTATTTATTAAATTCACTGCTTAAACCACGCAACAAAGCTTATACAACAACGTTATGTTTAACGGCGGAATTTCCTCAGAAATTCCTAATCAGTATTTTATGAGTTCTAAAAAATAAATTGACATAATTATACGCCGAAAAAAAAGACTCAAACAGCTAAAAATGAAAATAACTTCTTCCCTATTTTAAGAGAAAATTGAAACTAGAAAAGTCATTTAAGACAATTTAGAAATAAAGTGAAAAATTCAAAAATCATTTAAAACTGAATATAGAAACGTGAAAATATCTCTGGAGAAAAAAGGTTTTAGCAAAACAGCGCGAATATCAAGCAGAAAAGTAAAATGGGAAATTTAAGT
The Tenacibaculum pacificus DNA segment above includes these coding regions:
- a CDS encoding AAA family ATPase, which codes for MEEKLQNLCDSLDDLSQAILNGWSDDKTLSTHWGWNFPNLSRHDLANIPKNISSDIKKLNITQLDEEFAIQIDSIPEKIEEFKTKTLVYFYNGHGNQAVPVFISLMEWVKSTLTPINSWEVLYDLKAMPTKLSKRLTSIQSQLSDIIPEKEKLEDKIKLITEANEAAESLPTDLAALKKARKIITDLTNTASENKGLIDSHLKNIIKTVESINLKKIETDKLVDKCEEAYKITTTKGLAAAFDERAKKSQSSMYLWVFALLLALGSAIWIGSIRFETLLNALNSTNPVWGIIWMNCLLAILSLTAPLWFAWISTKQINQRFRLAEDYSFKASVAKAYEGYRKEASRIDPAFEARLFSSALTRLEEAPLRLMESHSHGSPWRELITSPQFEKAINKIPELKDKFIEVTGNIIKITPSKNGVKKITEE
- a CDS encoding SMI1/KNR4 family protein, yielding MEKLNELEKELNLTFPLIYKKFYLECEKSIPKAMIGTDLYHNKNELKEWALELLKEDNAENFLSEKDFVFMMHQGYMFWYFKANGTENPNVYFYLEMSLKPDQLTDLKTFITEYPNVGIKTE